From the genome of Vicia villosa cultivar HV-30 ecotype Madison, WI linkage group LG2, Vvil1.0, whole genome shotgun sequence, one region includes:
- the LOC131646993 gene encoding bifunctional adenosine 5'-phosphosulfate phosphorylase/adenylylsulfatase HINT4: MAGAIGATASCIFCEIATNSKSHTILHSDDKVVAFHDINPSAFRHYLVVPVEHIPTVNDLQRRTEDYSLVSHMLDVGKMLLLRDAPHSKQYRFGFHQPPLNSVNHLHLHCFALPYTPRWRYMKYLSLGPIGFIEAEKFLEKIKPVPGVH; the protein is encoded by the exons ATGGCGGGAGCCATTGGAGCAACAGCGTCCTGTATTTTCTGTGAGATAGCGACCAACTCCAAATCCCATACAATTCTCCACTCT GATGATAAGGTTGTTGCTTTTCATGACATTAATCCATCCGCTTTCAG GCATTACTTAGTGGTTCCTGTGGAGCATATTCCTACTGTTAATGATCTTCAGAGAAGAACCGAAGATTATTCTTTGG TGAGTCATATGTTAGATGTGGGAAAAATGTTATTACTCAGGGATGCACCTCATTCAAAGCAGTACAG ATTTGGTTTTCATCAGCCTCCACTGAATTCTGTTAACCACCTACACCTTCATTGTTTTGCACTACCATATACACCCAG ATGGAGATATATGAAGTATTTGTCTTTGGGGCCAATTGGTTTCATCGAAGCAGAGAAGTTTTTGGAAAAGATAAAGCCTGTGCCTGGAGTTCATTGA